A window of Bufo gargarizans isolate SCDJY-AF-19 chromosome 9, ASM1485885v1, whole genome shotgun sequence contains these coding sequences:
- the LOC122946625 gene encoding myelin protein P0-like — protein sequence MNTQPRQKMEASSLLHFLLIVHLTFSRSAVNGQKQVVVTQPEVVRAEAGGTVAITCSFASYIPSYSVTWTLGCNTSEKLQDLTCFQRRINISSPDPGQTPHSPHGEPNYEVNVTIIIINLTESDSGTFCCHVKTPNMAGTGPGTRLEVTPRSIPAEPIQAVCLLVEIIHIACLIILIILLGIAVKKSC from the exons ATGAACACTCAGCCAAGACAGAAGATGGAAGCTTCATCTCTGCTACATTTTCTGCTCATCGTGCATCTGACCTTCTCAAGATCTGCAG TAAATGGGCAAAAACAGGTGGTGGTGACACAACCAGAGGTGGTGAGAGCAGAGGCAGGAGGAACGGTGGCCATCACCTGCTCGTTTGCATCTTATATTCCCTCCTACTCTGTGACATGGACCTTAGGGTGCAATACTTCTGAGAAACTTCAGGATCTCACGTGTTTCCAACGCAGGATAAACATCTCTTCCCCAGATCCTGGTCAGACACCACACAGCCCACATGGAGAACCCAACTATGAGGTGAATGTGACAATCATTATCATCAACCTGACAGAGAGCGACTCAGGAACCTTCTGTTGTCATGTAAAGACTCCTAATATGGCGGGAACTGGACCTGGAACAAGACTGGAGGTCACTCCGAGATCTATTCCTGCAG AGCCCATTCAAGCAGTGTGCCTCCTAGTGGAAATCATACACATCGCCTGCCTCATTATCCTAATCATACTCCTGGGCATTGCTGTCAAGAAGTCCTGTTAA